A window of the Tripterygium wilfordii isolate XIE 37 chromosome 12, ASM1340144v1, whole genome shotgun sequence genome harbors these coding sequences:
- the LOC120011075 gene encoding 60S ribosomal export protein NMD3-like, with translation MAEEAGMFTVPQTIGTVLCCKCGIPMAPNAANMCVKCLQSEVDITEGLQKHVIILHCPECDKYLQPPRTWIKAQLESKELLTFCVKRVKNLNKVKLVHAEFVWTEPHSKRIKVRLRVQKEVLNGAILDQTCIVEYVQQEHMCESCTRVQANPDQWVASVQLRQHVSHRRTFYYLEQLILKHDAAVRAIKIKLMDQGIDFFFGNRNHAVKFVEFLGKVAPIRSRHDKQLVSHDSKSNNYNYKYTFSVEISPICREDLICLPPKLAGSIGNIGPLVICTKVTHSIALLDPFTLRHCFLDAEKYWRVSFKSLFTSRQLVEYIILDLEPISSEVNVGESKYVLAECQVARVSDFGKNDTIFNIRTHLGHLLKPGDYALGYDLYNANSNDIDFDKHKRLNLPEAILMKKSYEEKRQEKHGKARPYKLRSINMDVDESQSRAEQEKMSSEYEQFLRDLEENPEMRFNISLYRNKEYQPSEIASMTDGEDLPSVPLEELMADLDISDEEDVDESMRE, from the coding sequence ATGGCTGAAGAAGCGGGGATGTTTACAGTTCCTCAAACCATCGGTACTGTTTTGTGTTGCAAATGTGGTATCCCAATGGCGCCAAATGCTGCCAATATGTGCGTGAAATGTTTACAATCGGAAGTTGATATCACAGAAGGTTTACAGAAGCATGTGATTATTCTGCATTGCCCCGAGTGTGATAAATACCTGCAGCCGCCGAGAACTTGGATTAAAGCGCAGTTAGAGTCAAAGGAGCTGTTGACCTTTTGTGTTAAGAGGGTGAAAAATTTGAACAAGGTCAAGTTAGTGCATGCAGAGTTTGTTTGGACTGAACCCCACTCTAAGAGGATCAAGGTTAGGCTGAGAGTTCAGAAAGAGGTTCTGAATGGTGCAATACTTGACCAAACATGCATTGTTGAGTATGTCCAGCAGGAGCACATGTGTGAATCTTGCACAAGGGTTCAGGCCAATCCTGATCAGTGGGTTGCTTCTGTGCAACTCCGTCAACATGTGTCTCACAGAAGAACCTTTTATTATCTGGAGCAGCTGATTCTGAAGCATGATGCTGCTGTTCGTGCCATTAAAATCAAGCTGATGGATCAAGGTATTGATTTTTTCTTCGGTAATCGCAATCATGCTGTGAAATTTGTGGAATTTTTGGGTAAGGTTGCCCCCATTCGGAGTCGCCATGACAAACAGCTTGTCTCACATGATTCTAAGAGCAATAACTATAATTACAAGTACACTTTCTCTGTTGAAATATCACCAATCTGCCGTGAGGATTTGATCTGTCTTCCACCAAAGCTTGCTGGTAGTATTGGAAATATTGGTCCTCTTGTGATCTGCACAAAAGTGACACACAGCATTGCTTTGCTAGATCCATTCACTCTAAGACATTGTTTCTTGGATGCGGAAAAATATTGGAGGGTATCTTTTAAGTCCCTATTCACTAGCAGACAGCTTGTGGAATACATTATATTGGACTTGGAGCCTATTTCTTCTGAAGTTAATGTTGGTGAATCAAAGTATGTTCTAGCTGAATGCCAAGTGGCTCGTGTGTCGGATTTTGGGAAGAATGATACAATTTTCAATATAAGAACACACCTAGGTCATCTATTGAAACCTGGGGATTACGCTCTTGGTTATGACTTATATAATGCTAATAGTAATGATATTGACTTCGACAAGCACAAGCGTCTCAACCTTCCGGAAGCAATTTTGATGAAGAAGAGCTATGAAGAGAAGCGCCAGGAGAAACATGGGAAGGCACGTCCATATAAACTGAGGTCTATTAACATGGATGTTGATGAATCCCAGAGTAGAGCTGAGCAAGAAAAAATGAGCTCTGAGTATGAACAATtcttgagagatttggaggagAATCCTGAGATGAGGTTCAATATATCGTTGTACCGTAACAAAGAATACCAGCCTTCGGAGATTGCATCCATGACTGATGGAGAAGATCTACCTTCTGTCCCTCTTGAAGAGTTGATGGCTGATCTTGATATAAGTGATGAGGAAGATGTGGACGAGAGCATGAGAGAGTGA